A window of Longispora fulva contains these coding sequences:
- a CDS encoding DUF2567 domain-containing protein — protein MSTAEQYPTPPSPIWPETGLYGTPVPPRPRRDWPREILAGLLVVLTIATLGAPLGVLWSALAPRVLFQMTADGLFYTDAEPEEYVGADVVFTLIGLGAGILLGLACWLLLRRWRGAFVLVGLMVGSLLGACLAWQIGRRIGLDDYLSLKTTAHVGWQFYRPASMNSGEFLRILDVPVFPRGALAAQALAAVFTYTMIAGWSRFPGLRPGSD, from the coding sequence GTGAGCACCGCGGAGCAGTATCCGACCCCGCCGTCCCCGATCTGGCCCGAAACGGGCCTCTATGGGACCCCGGTCCCGCCCCGGCCGCGCCGGGACTGGCCGCGGGAGATCCTGGCGGGGCTGCTCGTCGTCCTGACGATCGCGACCCTCGGGGCGCCGCTCGGGGTGCTGTGGTCGGCGTTGGCCCCCCGGGTGCTGTTTCAGATGACCGCCGACGGGTTGTTCTACACGGACGCGGAGCCGGAGGAGTACGTCGGCGCCGATGTCGTGTTCACCCTGATCGGCCTCGGTGCCGGGATTCTGCTCGGGCTGGCCTGCTGGCTGCTGCTGCGCCGGTGGCGGGGCGCGTTCGTGCTGGTCGGGCTGATGGTCGGTTCGCTGCTCGGCGCGTGCCTGGCCTGGCAGATCGGCCGCAGGATCGGGCTGGACGACTACCTGTCGCTGAAGACGACGGCGCACGTGGGCTGGCAGTTCTACCGGCCGGCGTCGATGAACTCCGGGGAGTTCCTCCGGATTCTCGACGTGCCGGTGTTCCCGAGGGGCGCGCTGGCGGCCCAGGCGTTGGCGGCGGTCTTCACCTACACCATGATCGCCGGCTGGTCCCGCTTCCCGGGCCTCCGCCCGGGCTCCGACTGA
- the hisD gene encoding histidinol dehydrogenase: protein MLNRIDLRGDTRDPRGLLPRARFDVTAAIEQIRPVVEAVREHGAAAVKEATHRFDHVVIPSLRVPVEEIAKAADALEGPVRAALEEAIARVRVVHAAQLRPSHTTTLAPGGTVTEKWLPVGRVGLYVPGGLAMYPSSVVMNVVPAQVAGVGQIVVASPPQADNDGLPDRRVLAACALLGVTEVYAMGGAQAIAALGYGTEENRPVDMITGPGNIWVTAAKRLLRGTVGIDSEAGPTEIAILADDTADPAHVAADLISQAEHDPLAASVLVTTSVALADAVDRELERRVAVTKHAPRVREALTGPQSGTVLVSDIEQGLAVVDDYAAEHLEIQTADAPAVADRVRNAGAIFVGAWSPVSLGDYCAGSNHVLPTGGCARHSSGLSTHTFLKAVHVIQYDEAALREVAGHVVTLAEAEDLPAHGEAVTARFR, encoded by the coding sequence GTGCTGAACCGCATCGACCTCCGGGGTGACACCAGGGATCCGCGCGGGCTGCTGCCCCGCGCCCGGTTCGACGTGACCGCCGCGATCGAACAGATCCGGCCGGTCGTGGAGGCGGTCCGCGAGCATGGGGCCGCCGCCGTCAAGGAGGCCACGCATCGGTTCGACCACGTGGTGATCCCGAGCCTGCGGGTGCCGGTCGAGGAGATCGCGAAGGCGGCCGACGCCCTGGAGGGGCCGGTCCGCGCGGCCCTCGAGGAGGCGATCGCCCGGGTCCGGGTCGTGCACGCCGCCCAGCTGCGGCCCTCGCACACCACCACCCTCGCCCCCGGCGGCACGGTCACCGAGAAGTGGCTGCCCGTCGGGCGGGTCGGGCTCTACGTGCCCGGCGGCCTGGCGATGTACCCGTCGAGTGTCGTCATGAACGTCGTCCCGGCCCAGGTGGCCGGCGTCGGCCAGATCGTGGTCGCCAGCCCGCCGCAGGCCGACAACGACGGCCTGCCGGACCGCAGGGTCCTCGCGGCGTGCGCGCTGCTCGGCGTGACGGAGGTGTATGCGATGGGCGGCGCCCAGGCCATCGCCGCCCTTGGCTACGGCACCGAGGAGAACCGGCCCGTCGACATGATCACCGGGCCGGGCAACATCTGGGTGACCGCCGCCAAGCGGCTGCTCCGTGGCACGGTCGGCATCGACTCCGAGGCCGGCCCGACGGAGATCGCGATCCTCGCCGACGACACGGCGGACCCGGCGCACGTCGCCGCCGACCTGATCAGCCAGGCCGAGCACGACCCGCTGGCTGCGAGCGTGCTGGTCACGACGAGCGTGGCGCTGGCCGACGCCGTCGACCGGGAGCTGGAGCGCCGGGTCGCGGTGACCAAGCACGCGCCCCGGGTGCGCGAGGCGCTGACCGGACCGCAGTCGGGGACCGTGCTCGTCAGCGACATCGAGCAGGGGCTCGCGGTGGTGGACGACTACGCCGCCGAGCACCTGGAGATCCAGACCGCCGACGCGCCGGCCGTCGCCGACCGGGTCCGCAATGCCGGGGCCATCTTCGTCGGGGCCTGGTCCCCGGTGTCGCTCGGGGACTACTGCGCCGGGTCCAACCACGTCCTGCCCACCGGCGGCTGCGCGCGGCACTCCTCGGGGCTGAGCACGCACACGTTCCTCAAGGCCGTGCACGTCATCCAGTACGACGAGGCGGCGCTGCGGGAGGTCGCCGGGCACGTGGTGACGCTGGCCGAGGCCGAGGATCTGCCGGCGCACGGCGAGGCCGTCACGGCGAGGTTCCGGTGA
- a CDS encoding histidinol-phosphate transaminase yields the protein MPVRPEFQGMSPYGAPQLDVAVRLNTNENSYPVPPEVVDAISAALGAELSQLNRYPDRDAVALRAALADYLGVTTAQIWAANGSNEVQQEILQVFAGPGRSALGFTPTYSMHPLLALGTGTTWIAGERTADFALADPVAQVRAADPDVVFLCSPNNPTGTALDLDTIRSVARVARGMVVVDEAYAEFRRAGTPSALDLLPEFPRLIVTRTMSKAFGFAGGRLGYLAASPAVVDAVQLVRLPYHLSALTQAAARAALAHRAVLLGTVAAIKAQRDRIVAELRGLGLTVADSDANFVLFEVGGDQAVFWEKLLAAGVLVRDVGLSGWLRVTAGTAEETDAFLQAVKESL from the coding sequence TTGCCGGTCCGGCCGGAGTTCCAGGGCATGTCGCCCTACGGCGCCCCGCAGCTCGACGTCGCCGTCCGGCTGAACACCAACGAGAACTCCTACCCGGTGCCGCCGGAGGTCGTCGACGCGATCTCGGCGGCCCTCGGCGCGGAGCTCTCCCAGCTCAACCGCTACCCGGACCGCGACGCCGTGGCCCTGCGCGCGGCCCTGGCCGACTACCTGGGCGTGACCACGGCCCAGATCTGGGCGGCCAACGGCTCCAACGAGGTGCAGCAGGAGATCCTGCAGGTGTTCGCCGGCCCCGGGCGTTCGGCGCTCGGGTTCACGCCCACCTACTCGATGCACCCGCTGCTCGCGCTGGGCACGGGCACGACGTGGATCGCCGGGGAGCGCACGGCGGACTTCGCGCTGGCCGACCCGGTGGCCCAGGTGCGCGCGGCGGACCCGGACGTGGTCTTCCTGTGCTCGCCGAACAACCCGACCGGCACGGCGCTGGACCTGGACACGATCCGTTCCGTGGCGCGGGTGGCCCGGGGCATGGTCGTCGTGGACGAGGCGTACGCGGAGTTCCGCCGGGCCGGCACGCCCAGCGCGTTGGACCTGCTGCCGGAGTTCCCCCGGTTGATCGTGACCCGGACGATGAGCAAGGCGTTCGGGTTCGCCGGCGGCCGGCTCGGGTACCTGGCGGCGAGCCCGGCCGTGGTGGACGCGGTGCAGCTGGTCCGGTTGCCGTACCACCTGTCGGCGCTGACCCAGGCGGCGGCGCGCGCGGCCCTGGCGCACCGCGCTGTCCTGCTCGGCACCGTGGCGGCCATCAAGGCCCAGCGGGATCGGATCGTCGCGGAGCTGCGTGGCCTCGGCCTGACCGTCGCCGACTCCGACGCGAACTTCGTGCTGTTCGAGGTGGGCGGCGACCAGGCGGTCTTCTGGGAGAAGCTGCTGGCGGCGGGCGTGCTGGTCCGCGATGTGGGCCTGTCGGGCTGGCTGCGCGTCACGGCCGGCACGGCGGAGGAGACGGACGCATTCCTGCAGGCTGTGAAGGAGTCACTGTGA
- the hisB gene encoding imidazoleglycerol-phosphate dehydratase HisB produces MRTGRVERVTKETKVLVELDLDGGPVTVSTGVGFYDHMLHQLGRHGGIGMNIAVEGDLHIDAHHTLEDTAIGLGDAFAEAAGDKLGVRRFGHAIVPLDEVLVQAVVDLSGRPYCVHEEPAGLAPLIGPAYPTSMTRHIWESFAHHARITLHVTVQRAARPGAQPDAHHVVEAQFKAVARALRDAIRIEGTDVPSTKGIL; encoded by the coding sequence GTGAGGACCGGACGGGTCGAGCGGGTCACCAAGGAGACCAAGGTCCTCGTCGAGCTGGACCTCGACGGCGGCCCGGTCACGGTGTCCACCGGGGTCGGCTTCTACGACCACATGCTGCACCAGCTCGGCCGGCACGGCGGCATCGGCATGAACATCGCCGTCGAGGGTGACCTGCACATCGACGCGCACCACACGCTGGAGGACACGGCGATCGGGCTGGGCGACGCGTTCGCCGAGGCGGCCGGGGACAAGCTCGGGGTGCGCCGGTTCGGGCACGCGATCGTGCCGCTCGACGAGGTGCTGGTCCAGGCGGTGGTCGACCTGTCCGGCCGGCCGTACTGCGTGCACGAGGAACCGGCGGGGCTCGCGCCGTTGATCGGGCCGGCGTACCCGACGAGCATGACCCGGCACATCTGGGAGTCGTTCGCCCACCATGCGAGGATCACCCTGCACGTGACCGTGCAGCGGGCCGCGCGGCCCGGAGCCCAGCCTGACGCGCACCACGTGGTGGAGGCCCAGTTCAAGGCCGTCGCCCGGGCGTTGCGGGACGCGATCCGGATCGAGGGCACGGACGTTCCGAGTACCAAGGGAATTCTTTGA
- the hisH gene encoding imidazole glycerol phosphate synthase subunit HisH produces the protein MSRVVVLDYGSGNLRSAERAMVRAGADVTVTDDLALALEADGLVVPGVGAYAACVAGLLALGGDATIRERLRRERPVLGICVGAQIMFGYGDEHGTHTEGLGLLPGGVTRLKAPVVPHMGWSPVAVAPGSVLFDGVEGERFYFVHSYAARPWDAPGVTTATHGEEFVAAVEAGALSVTQFHPEKSGDAGARLLRNWVATL, from the coding sequence GTGAGCCGGGTCGTCGTCCTGGACTACGGTTCGGGCAATCTGCGCTCCGCCGAGCGGGCCATGGTCCGGGCCGGCGCGGACGTCACGGTGACCGACGACCTGGCGCTCGCGCTGGAGGCCGACGGACTGGTCGTGCCCGGCGTGGGCGCCTACGCCGCGTGCGTCGCGGGCCTGCTGGCCCTCGGCGGGGACGCCACGATCCGGGAGCGGTTGCGGCGGGAGCGGCCGGTCCTGGGCATCTGCGTGGGCGCGCAGATCATGTTCGGGTACGGCGACGAGCACGGCACGCACACCGAAGGCCTGGGTCTGCTGCCGGGCGGGGTGACCCGGCTCAAGGCGCCGGTGGTGCCGCACATGGGCTGGTCCCCGGTCGCCGTCGCGCCCGGGTCGGTGCTGTTCGACGGCGTCGAGGGCGAGCGGTTCTACTTCGTGCACTCCTACGCGGCCCGGCCGTGGGACGCCCCGGGGGTCACCACCGCCACCCACGGCGAGGAGTTCGTGGCCGCAGTGGAGGCCGGGGCGTTGTCGGTGACCCAGTTCCACCCGGAGAAGTCCGGCGACGCCGGGGCCCGGCTGCTGCGCAACTGGGTGGCGACGCTGTGA
- the priA gene encoding bifunctional 1-(5-phosphoribosyl)-5-((5-phosphoribosylamino)methylideneamino)imidazole-4-carboxamide isomerase/phosphoribosylanthranilate isomerase PriA, whose protein sequence is MTLELLPAVDVADGQAVRLTQGAAGTETSYGDPLSAALDWQNQGAEWIHLVDLDAAFGRGSNAALLADVVARLDTKVELSGGIRDTASLEAALATGATRVNIGTAALEDPEWCDRIVGEYGDRVAIGLDVRGRTLAARGWTKEGGDLYEVLDRLELAGCARYVVTDVTKDGMLSGPNLELYRDLCAYTSKPVVASGGVSTLDDLRALSTVPGLEGVIAGKALYAGAFTVTEALAVLRSA, encoded by the coding sequence ATGACGCTGGAACTGCTGCCCGCCGTGGACGTCGCCGACGGGCAGGCGGTGCGCCTGACCCAGGGCGCCGCCGGTACCGAGACCTCCTACGGCGACCCGTTGTCCGCCGCGCTGGACTGGCAGAACCAGGGCGCGGAGTGGATCCACCTGGTGGACCTGGACGCGGCGTTCGGCCGGGGCTCCAACGCCGCGCTGCTCGCGGACGTGGTCGCCCGGCTGGACACGAAGGTCGAGTTGTCGGGCGGGATCCGGGACACCGCGTCCCTGGAGGCGGCGCTGGCCACGGGCGCGACCCGGGTGAACATCGGCACCGCGGCGTTGGAGGACCCGGAGTGGTGCGACCGGATCGTCGGCGAGTACGGCGACCGGGTCGCGATCGGGCTCGACGTGCGGGGCCGGACCCTGGCGGCCCGGGGCTGGACGAAGGAGGGCGGCGACCTGTACGAGGTCCTCGACCGTCTGGAGCTGGCCGGCTGCGCGCGGTACGTGGTCACCGACGTCACCAAGGACGGCATGCTGTCCGGCCCGAACCTGGAGCTGTACCGGGACCTGTGCGCGTACACGTCGAAGCCGGTGGTGGCCAGCGGCGGGGTGTCCACGCTGGACGACCTGCGCGCACTGTCCACGGTGCCGGGCCTGGAGGGCGTGATCGCCGGCAAGGCCCTGTACGCCGGCGCGTTCACGGTGACCGAGGCCCTGGCGGTGCTGCGGTCAGCCTGA
- a CDS encoding helix-turn-helix transcriptional regulator, with product MRLIGPAVTLTLVGRDELLAELRARLDRDGQVLLTGPDGAGKTALLDAVVAGTDGPCLRAGAVPADVTTPYSLVAEVLGAVPAEFVAALPGPQRAAVHAVLRLADPAPGQPDRLALRIAVATLLHRTAPALIVVDDAQWADPDSVAVLGHAHRRTDPHIPLLVAERNGCGGPGRALCPSPVTELGVPPLNSDDVAAFLEAHGLPCRLVGPVHAASGGNPYLMLEIGRAVAAGAGSTRPLDDVALPERLRDLIGARLAAVPPAVLATLLPAALTAAPTVALLRRAGRADAAEELAVAEAAGLVTVSDGGAVAFTAGVLATALAAEASWDERTSWHAALADLAADPLDRIRHRALATDVPDEELAEELCAAGRSARDRARSAELHILAAERTPLCHPEGAERRLLTAAEEAGHAGRTDLARWAADALLARATAPAVRVRAHLAIVDAAGQALDDLDETFARAIADAADEPALLAAVHLRLAWRANLSEGSPQRARAEAARAATLAAQGGDRVIEAMALTMQARVERILGVPDSARTLQRALACDAPEAPMGLRNTPSYLAARHAVYDDQLPEARAALLGLLPVAERTGAEDLIEVLRSLAEVEAKSGRCAAALDHAHRAVAVSEEAGLSPGPSWFTMAQVEATGGSFARAAGYAERGAHASEEEHDVVFLSRNLHVSGLVKLVTGDATGAVTALRRVRELETAGYVLDPALLRWHADLATAYVAAGDPDEGYALIAATRLTALALDRPGVLAALSRAEGIYRAALGDAAGAVDLLDRAALDFALLGLPVEHGRTLLALGQVEKRRRRRGAARDVLTAALEAFEQTGARPWVTLAATALDRLESGPAEPRAAVTQPLTGTEARIAELVGQGASNREVAATLFLSVKTVEATLTRVYRKLGVRSRTQLSTLLRSG from the coding sequence ATGCGACTCATCGGCCCCGCCGTCACCCTCACCCTCGTCGGGCGCGACGAGCTGCTCGCCGAGCTGCGCGCCCGGCTGGACCGGGACGGCCAGGTCCTGCTCACCGGCCCCGACGGCGCAGGCAAGACGGCACTGCTCGACGCGGTGGTCGCCGGCACCGACGGGCCGTGCCTACGGGCCGGGGCCGTGCCGGCCGACGTCACGACGCCGTACAGCCTGGTCGCCGAGGTGCTGGGCGCCGTGCCGGCCGAGTTCGTCGCGGCCCTGCCCGGGCCGCAGCGCGCCGCCGTGCACGCCGTCCTGCGGCTCGCCGACCCGGCCCCCGGCCAGCCGGACCGGCTCGCCCTGCGGATCGCGGTGGCGACCCTGCTGCACCGCACGGCCCCGGCCCTGATCGTCGTCGACGACGCGCAGTGGGCCGACCCGGACAGCGTCGCGGTCCTCGGGCACGCGCACCGGCGCACCGACCCCCACATCCCACTCCTCGTCGCGGAGCGTAACGGCTGCGGGGGTCCCGGCCGGGCGCTGTGCCCCTCGCCGGTGACCGAGCTGGGCGTCCCACCATTGAACTCCGACGATGTGGCGGCGTTCCTCGAGGCCCACGGGCTGCCCTGCCGGCTCGTCGGGCCGGTGCACGCGGCGAGCGGGGGGAACCCGTACCTGATGCTGGAGATCGGTCGGGCCGTGGCCGCCGGCGCCGGCAGCACCCGGCCCCTCGACGACGTCGCGCTGCCCGAACGGCTCCGCGACCTGATCGGCGCCCGCCTCGCCGCCGTGCCCCCGGCCGTGCTCGCCACCCTGCTGCCGGCCGCACTGACCGCCGCCCCCACCGTGGCGCTGCTCCGCCGGGCCGGCCGGGCCGACGCGGCGGAGGAACTGGCCGTCGCGGAGGCCGCCGGGCTGGTCACGGTGTCCGACGGCGGGGCCGTCGCGTTCACGGCCGGCGTGCTGGCCACCGCACTGGCCGCCGAGGCGTCCTGGGACGAGCGCACCTCGTGGCACGCGGCGCTCGCCGACCTGGCCGCCGACCCGCTCGACCGGATCCGGCACCGCGCCCTGGCCACCGACGTGCCCGACGAGGAACTCGCCGAGGAGCTGTGCGCCGCCGGCCGGTCGGCCCGCGACCGGGCCCGCTCGGCGGAGCTGCACATCCTCGCGGCCGAACGCACCCCGCTGTGCCACCCGGAGGGCGCCGAACGCCGGCTGCTCACCGCCGCCGAGGAGGCCGGGCACGCCGGCCGCACCGACCTGGCCCGGTGGGCCGCCGACGCGCTGCTCGCCCGGGCCACGGCCCCGGCGGTCCGGGTCCGCGCGCACCTGGCGATCGTCGACGCCGCCGGCCAGGCCCTCGACGACCTGGACGAGACGTTCGCCAGGGCCATCGCCGACGCCGCCGACGAGCCCGCGCTGCTCGCCGCCGTGCACCTGCGGCTCGCCTGGCGGGCCAACCTGTCCGAGGGTTCCCCGCAGCGGGCCAGGGCCGAGGCCGCGCGCGCGGCGACCCTCGCCGCCCAGGGTGGCGACCGGGTCATCGAGGCGATGGCCCTGACGATGCAGGCCCGCGTCGAACGCATTCTCGGGGTACCGGACTCCGCCCGCACCCTCCAGCGCGCGCTCGCCTGCGACGCCCCCGAGGCCCCGATGGGCCTGCGCAACACCCCCAGCTACCTGGCCGCCCGGCACGCCGTCTACGACGACCAGCTCCCCGAGGCGCGCGCCGCCCTGCTCGGCCTGCTCCCCGTCGCCGAGCGCACCGGGGCGGAGGACCTGATCGAGGTGCTGCGCAGCCTCGCGGAGGTCGAGGCCAAGTCCGGCCGGTGCGCCGCCGCCCTCGACCACGCGCACCGGGCCGTCGCCGTCAGCGAGGAGGCCGGCCTGTCCCCCGGCCCGTCGTGGTTCACGATGGCCCAGGTCGAGGCGACCGGGGGCAGTTTCGCCCGCGCGGCGGGCTACGCCGAACGCGGCGCGCACGCCTCCGAGGAGGAGCACGACGTCGTCTTCCTGTCCCGCAACCTGCACGTGTCCGGCCTGGTCAAGCTCGTCACCGGCGACGCCACCGGCGCGGTCACCGCTCTGCGCCGGGTCCGCGAGCTGGAGACCGCCGGCTACGTCCTCGACCCGGCCCTGCTGCGCTGGCACGCCGACCTGGCCACGGCGTACGTCGCGGCCGGCGACCCCGACGAGGGGTACGCGCTGATCGCCGCCACCCGGCTCACCGCCCTGGCCCTCGACCGGCCCGGGGTGCTCGCCGCGCTCAGCCGCGCCGAGGGCATCTACCGCGCGGCGCTCGGCGACGCCGCCGGAGCCGTCGACCTCCTCGACCGGGCGGCGCTGGACTTCGCGCTGCTCGGACTGCCGGTCGAACACGGCAGGACCCTGCTCGCCCTCGGCCAGGTCGAGAAGCGCCGCCGGCGGCGCGGGGCCGCCCGGGACGTGCTGACCGCGGCGCTGGAGGCGTTCGAGCAGACCGGGGCCCGGCCGTGGGTGACCCTGGCCGCCACGGCGCTGGACCGGCTGGAGAGCGGACCCGCCGAGCCCCGGGCGGCGGTCACCCAGCCGCTGACCGGGACCGAGGCCCGGATCGCCGAGCTGGTCGGACAGGGGGCGAGCAACCGGGAGGTGGCCGCGACCCTGTTCCTCAGCGTGAAGACGGTGGAGGCGACGTTGACCCGGGTATACCGCAAACTGGGCGTCCGCTCCCGCACCCAGCTCAGCACCCTGCTCCGGTCAGGCTGA
- a CDS encoding proprotein convertase P-domain-containing protein: MKRSIWLAVTTAALVTTGVAAGYPALAGYGAGGGTAASPEMLAGMQRDLGLTASQARTRLDQQESANRAAGALGGDLVASSWFDPATGKLTVAVSDADAAARVRAAGAVPRNVTHSAAELSGIARNIGRLAEGGSAGVASWGVDARSNSVVVSVYDTVAAADFTARAKALGDAVRVETVARPFVQQTGVVQAGDPWWPGTESNCSVAFAATDSSGGRHFVTAGHCTNDANQAAYGKNSSGTKGEQLGTSNVGGSRSVNAREGDMGVVAVNHANAWTLSNSVNTWGGAAVSVNGVAEAVVGTAICKSGNTSHWTCGTVTKVNESVDYGNGLIIDGLSETNACSAGGDSGGAYVMGTGATAKAVGIHSGGGNGCGQSDPNTIFQPVSEALTKWGLTLYTGGSTPTTAPPTTGTPTTAPPTTRPPTSQPPTTAPPAGRTFTSTQFGFIPDPGTLDSPVTSTAPGSAAGTVTVKVTASHWCGSDLEITLVGPNGAQYPVKQAGGSCTSYNGGTYPVSGVSSPAAGTWTLRVTDVKAWNFGNLSGWSITV, translated from the coding sequence ATGAAACGCAGTATCTGGCTGGCCGTGACCACGGCCGCGCTGGTGACGACGGGAGTGGCGGCCGGATATCCGGCCCTGGCCGGCTACGGTGCCGGCGGCGGCACGGCCGCGTCCCCCGAGATGCTCGCCGGCATGCAGCGCGACCTGGGCCTCACCGCCTCACAGGCGCGGACCCGCCTCGACCAGCAGGAGTCGGCGAACCGGGCGGCCGGGGCCCTCGGCGGGGACCTGGTGGCCAGCTCGTGGTTCGACCCGGCGACCGGCAAGCTGACGGTCGCGGTGTCCGACGCGGACGCCGCCGCCCGGGTCAGGGCCGCCGGGGCCGTACCGAGGAACGTCACGCACTCCGCCGCCGAGCTGTCCGGCATCGCGCGCAACATCGGCCGGCTCGCCGAGGGCGGCTCCGCCGGGGTGGCGAGCTGGGGCGTGGACGCGAGGAGCAACAGCGTCGTCGTGTCGGTGTACGACACCGTCGCCGCCGCCGACTTCACGGCCCGCGCGAAGGCCCTCGGCGACGCGGTCCGGGTGGAGACGGTGGCCCGGCCGTTCGTGCAGCAGACCGGCGTGGTGCAGGCCGGCGACCCGTGGTGGCCGGGGACGGAGTCCAACTGTTCCGTCGCCTTCGCCGCCACGGACTCCTCGGGAGGCAGGCACTTCGTGACAGCCGGGCACTGCACGAACGACGCGAACCAGGCCGCGTACGGCAAGAACTCCTCCGGCACCAAGGGCGAGCAGCTCGGCACGTCCAATGTGGGCGGCAGCCGCAGCGTCAACGCCCGCGAGGGCGACATGGGCGTCGTGGCCGTCAACCACGCCAACGCCTGGACGCTCAGCAACTCCGTCAACACCTGGGGCGGCGCGGCGGTCAGCGTGAACGGCGTGGCCGAGGCCGTCGTCGGCACCGCGATCTGCAAGTCCGGCAACACCAGCCACTGGACCTGCGGCACGGTCACGAAGGTCAACGAGTCGGTGGACTACGGCAACGGCCTGATCATCGACGGCCTGTCGGAGACGAACGCGTGCTCGGCCGGCGGCGACTCCGGCGGCGCGTACGTGATGGGCACCGGGGCAACGGCCAAGGCGGTCGGCATCCACTCCGGCGGCGGGAACGGCTGCGGGCAGAGCGACCCGAACACCATCTTCCAGCCGGTCAGCGAGGCCCTGACCAAGTGGGGCCTGACCCTCTACACCGGCGGGTCGACCCCGACCACGGCCCCGCCGACGACCGGGACGCCCACGACGGCCCCGCCCACCACCCGGCCGCCGACCAGCCAGCCGCCGACCACGGCCCCGCCGGCCGGCCGGACGTTCACCAGCACCCAGTTCGGGTTCATCCCCGACCCGGGCACCCTGGACAGCCCGGTCACGTCGACCGCCCCGGGCAGCGCGGCCGGCACGGTGACGGTGAAGGTGACCGCCTCGCACTGGTGCGGCTCGGACCTGGAGATCACGCTGGTGGGGCCGAACGGGGCGCAGTACCCGGTGAAGCAGGCCGGCGGGAGCTGCACCTCCTACAACGGCGGCACCTACCCGGTGTCCGGGGTCTCCTCGCCGGCGGCCGGGACCTGGACGCTGCGGGTGACCGACGTGAAGGCCTGGAACTTCGGCAACCTGTCGGGTTGGTCTATCACGGTATGA
- a CDS encoding RidA family protein: MSVERLTTGGPWESLYGYARAVKAGPWIVTAGCTATVQGDVRCVGDPAGQTKEAFRIALDAIVDAGASVGDVVRTRMYITDPMHADAVGRAHGELFGVVKPAATVVVTRLLHPEQLVQVEVEAYHPEEPTAPERAGWRDSAGLSADDPGNDGLSAPGDLLLEGLL, encoded by the coding sequence ATGTCTGTGGAGCGATTGACGACCGGCGGCCCGTGGGAGAGCCTGTACGGCTACGCCCGGGCCGTGAAGGCCGGCCCCTGGATCGTCACCGCCGGGTGCACGGCCACGGTGCAGGGCGACGTCCGGTGCGTGGGCGACCCGGCCGGCCAGACCAAGGAGGCGTTCCGGATCGCGCTCGACGCGATCGTGGACGCCGGCGCCTCGGTGGGCGACGTGGTGCGGACCCGGATGTACATCACCGACCCGATGCACGCCGACGCCGTGGGGCGGGCGCACGGGGAGCTGTTCGGGGTGGTGAAGCCGGCGGCCACCGTGGTGGTGACCCGGCTGCTGCACCCCGAGCAGTTGGTCCAGGTGGAGGTCGAGGCCTACCACCCGGAGGAGCCGACCGCGCCGGAGCGGGCCGGTTGGCGGGACTCCGCCGGCCTCAGCGCCGACGACCCGGGCAACGACGGGCTCAGCGCACCGGGAGATCTGCTGCTCGAAGGGCTTCTTTGA
- the hisF gene encoding imidazole glycerol phosphate synthase subunit HisF: protein MSVAIRVIPCLDVDNGRVVKGVRFADLRDAGDPVELGATYDAAGADELTFLDVSASVAGRGTMLDVVRRTAETVFIPLTVGGGVRSVDDVNALLRAGADKVGVNTAAISRPELIREIAERFGSQVLTLSLDVRRTGADSGDTPSGSPRYEVTTHGGRRGTGMDAVAWAARAAELGAGELLLNSIDADGTKAGFDLELIRTVRAEVDIPLIASGGAGAVGDFPAAVAAGADAVLAASVFHFGQLSVAQVKEALRAADLPVR from the coding sequence ATGAGCGTGGCGATCCGGGTCATCCCCTGCCTAGACGTGGACAACGGGCGGGTCGTGAAGGGCGTGCGGTTCGCGGACCTGCGCGACGCCGGCGACCCGGTGGAACTGGGCGCGACCTACGACGCCGCGGGCGCCGACGAGCTGACCTTCCTCGACGTGTCCGCCTCCGTGGCCGGACGCGGCACGATGCTCGATGTCGTGCGGCGCACCGCGGAGACGGTGTTCATTCCGCTGACCGTCGGCGGCGGGGTGCGCAGCGTGGACGACGTCAACGCGCTGCTGCGCGCCGGGGCCGACAAGGTCGGGGTGAACACCGCGGCGATCAGCCGGCCCGAGCTGATCCGGGAGATCGCCGAACGGTTCGGCAGCCAGGTGCTCACGCTGTCACTGGACGTGCGGCGGACCGGGGCGGATTCCGGCGACACCCCGTCCGGAAGCCCCCGTTACGAGGTGACCACGCACGGCGGCCGGCGCGGCACCGGCATGGACGCCGTGGCCTGGGCCGCCCGCGCCGCCGAACTCGGTGCCGGTGAGCTGCTGCTGAACTCGATCGACGCGGACGGCACGAAGGCGGGGTTCGACCTGGAGCTGATCCGCACCGTCCGGGCCGAGGTCGACATCCCACTGATCGCGAGCGGGGGCGCGGGGGCGGTCGGGGACTTTCCGGCCGCGGTGGCGGCCGGGGCGGACGCGGTGCTGGCGGCGAGTGTGTTCCACTTCGGCCAGTTGAGCGTCGCACAGGTCAAAGAAGCCCTTCGAGCAGCAGATCTCCCGGTGCGCTGA